GCCGCCTGCTCGCGCGAGGAGCCGATGCCGAAGTTGGGGCCGGCCACCAGCACGTCGCCCGGCCGCGCGCCGGCGGCGAACTCGGGCCGCACGCGCTGCAGGCAATGGCGCGCGATCTCGTCGATGCCGAACTTCATATAGGCGCCCGGCGCCAACGCGTCGGTGTCGATATCTGCGCCCACGCGCCAGACGCGGTGCGTCACGGACTGCTCGGTCATGCCATGAACTCCCGGGGATCGACGATGCGGCCGGCTACCGCCGATGCCGCCACCGTATAGGGCGAGGCCAGATAGACCTGGGCCGTCTCCGAGCCCATGCGCCCCTTGAAATTGCGCGCCGTGGTGGCGATGACGCTGGCGCCGTCCGGGATGGACCCGCCATAGCCCGCACAGGCGCCGCAAGAGGTGGCCAGCACATCGGCGCCGGCCTCGCGCAGCGTCTGCATCACCCCTTCCGCCTCGGCCTGGCGCTGGTCCTGCTGGCTGGCCGGCGCCACCATCAGGCGCATGCCGGCGGCCAGCCGGCGGCCGCGCAGCACGCTGGCCGCGGCGCGCAGGTCCTCCAGCTTGGCGCCGGTGCAGGCGCCGATGTAGGCCACCTGCAGCGGCACGTCGCCATACTGATCCACGTCGCGCGCATTGGCCGGGCTGTGCGGCGCGGCAACCTGCGGCGCCAGCGCCGCGGCGTCGAATTCGTGCCACTCGGCCTGCGCGCCTTCGTCGCTGCGCCAGCGCGCCAGATCGATCTCGTCCGTGACGCCTGCCTCGCGCAGGTAGGCAACCGTGGTGGCATCCGGCGCAATCAGGCCGACCTGCGAGCCCAGCTCCGCGCTCATGTTGGACAAGGTCATGCGTTCCTGCATCGACAAGGCGCGCACCGCCTCGCCGCAGAATTCCACCGCCTGGTAGCGGCCGCCGTTCATGCCATAGCGGCCTATCATGTGCAGCATCATGTCCTTGGCGGTCACGCCAGCCGACAGCCGGCCGTTCCAGCGCATCATCAGGGTCTGCGGCACCTTTACCCAGATCTGCCCGGTGACGGCCACGCCCAGCATCTCGGTGCTGCCGATGCCGAACATGTAGGCGCCGAACGCGCCGCCCGTGGGCGAATGCGAGTCCCCGCCCACGCAGAACATGCCGGGACGGATATGCCCGTGCTGCGGCACCACCACGTGGCAGATGCCGAGCGAGTCATAGAC
The sequence above is drawn from the Achromobacter xylosoxidans genome and encodes:
- a CDS encoding 3-isopropylmalate dehydratase large subunit → MAEPQTLAQKLIAAACGRACVAEGEIVTCAVDLAMFHDSSGPRRLQPMLQELGATLWDPSRIVLVIDHYVPESDDESRRIVRIARDWAAEQQLPNVYDSLGICHVVVPQHGHIRPGMFCVGGDSHSPTGGAFGAYMFGIGSTEMLGVAVTGQIWVKVPQTLMMRWNGRLSAGVTAKDMMLHMIGRYGMNGGRYQAVEFCGEAVRALSMQERMTLSNMSAELGSQVGLIAPDATTVAYLREAGVTDEIDLARWRSDEGAQAEWHEFDAAALAPQVAAPHSPANARDVDQYGDVPLQVAYIGACTGAKLEDLRAAASVLRGRRLAAGMRLMVAPASQQDQRQAEAEGVMQTLREAGADVLATSCGACAGYGGSIPDGASVIATTARNFKGRMGSETAQVYLASPYTVAASAVAGRIVDPREFMA